Proteins encoded in a region of the Benincasa hispida cultivar B227 chromosome 2, ASM972705v1, whole genome shotgun sequence genome:
- the LOC120070948 gene encoding uncharacterized protein LOC120070948: MSTGAAHPNRPIHLNPLSLSPSAAIPTHSTRRTVAFTTPQNYADSLSHLLSLKSFEPLWCPTLTVHPTPLAIKSHLLPPILHSFSAVAFTSRSGITALLDAATEIGEPLLPSRGDTFLIAALGKDSELLDHGFLSRFCPNTSRIRVVVPEIATPTGLVEALGIGNQRRVLCPVPRVVGLNEPPVVPNFLRDLETKGWVPVRVAAYETRWAGPDCARKLVERGKDEKLDAIVFTSTGEVEGLLKSLGHLGLKWEVMRKRWPEMVVAANGPVTAAGAERLGIKVDLVSSKFDSFNGVVDALHWRWQSLEQNPLMLMQTKVKEGLVMTDVDKRPIFNLGANDDSAESGSRSSSGGSSESNSDDHRGGNNDEHEHSEHEDVECGKVEEGTYTPSDDMFHDVVGNVRNEDGLNQLDVHLADSYRERSMDEEYLECVGHRKGANPNDSIYSYLRSINSSLSRLDGRISRLDSRVFKIEENMKRQLSAILSLLQFTCKGSTMIEETTRSPIPHTGDDATMLLVPSRDLDTTDATASYTPILSIEPQNTTITPTPIPLESLIPQHHPQTPNL, encoded by the exons CCTTCTGCGGCCATTCCCACTCACTCCACTCGGCGTACGGTGGCGTTCACGACGCCTCAGAACTACGCCGACAGCCTCTCCCACCTCCTCTCCCTCAAAAGCTTCGAACCCCTCTGGTGCCCCACTCTCACCGTCCACCCCACTCCCCTTGCCATCAAATCTCATCTCCTTCCCCCAATTCTCCATTCCTTCTCCGCCGTCGCCTTCACTTCCCGCTCCGGCATTACAGCCCTCCTCGACGCCGCTACTGAAATCGGCGAACCCTTGCTACCGTCGCGCGGCGACACTTTCTTAATCGCAGCACTAGGTAAGGACTCTGAGCTTCTTGACCATGGATTTCTTTCTAGATTTTGCCCTAACACGAGTCGGATTAGAGTTGTGGTACCTGAAATTGCAACTCCGACTGGTTTAGTGGAGGCTCTTGGGATTGGAAACCAACGTAGGGTTCTATGTCCGGTTCCTCGCGTCGTGGGACTGAACGAACCTCCGGTGGTTCCGAACTTCCTCCGCGACCTTGAGACCAAGGGTTGGGTTCCGGTTCGTGTCGCTGCCTACGAAACCCGATGGGCCGGACCCGATTGCGCGAGGAAGCTGGTGGAGAGAGGGAAGGATGAGAAATTGGATGCCATTGTGTTTACAAGTACTGGGGAAGTGGAGGGGCTGCTTAAAAGCTTGGGGCATTTGGGATTGAAGTGGGAGGTGATGAGAAAGAGATGGCCGGAAATGGTGGTGGCTGCGAACGGGCCGGTTACGGCGGCGGGAGCTGAGAGGCTCGGCATTAAGGTTGACTTGGTTAGTTCTAAATTTGATAGCTTCAATGGTGTGGTTGATGCTCTTCATTGGAGATGGCAGAGCTTAGAACAAAACCCTCT GATGTTAATGCAGACAAAGGTTAAAGAGGGTCTTGTCATGACCGACGTTGACAAACGACCTATATTCAATCTAGGTGCCAATGATGATAGTGCTGAAAGTGGTAGTAGGTCGAGTAGTGGAGGTAGTTCTGAAAGTAACAGTGATGATCATCGTGGAGGTAATAATGATGAACACGAGCATTCTGAGCACGAGGATGTTGAATGTGGAAAGGTGGAGGAAGGGACATACACACCTAGTGATGATATGTTTCATGATGTGGTGGGCAACGTACGCAATGAGGATGGGTTGAACCAACTTGATGTCCATCTTGCGGATTCTTATAGAGAGCGATCTATGGATGAAGAGTACCTTGAGTGTGTTGGTCACAGGAAGGGAGCCAACCCCAACGATTCTATTTATTCGTACTTGCGGAGTATTAACAGCTCACTATCGAGGTTGGATGGTCGTATATCGAGATTAGATAGTCGTGTATTCAAGATCGAGGAAAACATGAAAAGACAATTGTCGGCCATCCTGTCACTGTTGCAGTTTACGTGCAAG ggttcTACGATGATTGAGGAGACGACAAGGTCACCTATCCCACATACAGGTGACGATGCCACGATGTTGCTCGTCCCATCTCGGGATCTTGATACCACTGATGCGACTGCCTCTTATACTCCCATCCTCTCTATAGAGCCTCAAAATACCACCATTACACCTACTCCCATCCCCCTCGAGAGCCTAATACCACAACATCACCCACAAACGCCCAACCTATAG
- the LOC120072342 gene encoding sugar transport protein 7, whose product MAGGSFAPAGVAKERAEQYKGRVTPYVVIACLVAAVGGSIFGYDIGISGGVTSMNPFLKKFFPTVYINKMRAHENNYCKYNNQGLAAFTSSLYLAGLVSSLVASPITRNYGRRASIVCGGISFLVGATLNAAAVNIEMLILGRIMLGVGIGFGNQAVPLYLSEMAPTHLRGGLNMMFQLATTLGIFTANMINYGTQKIDPWGWRLSLGLAAFPALLMTVGGLLLPETPNSLMERGSKEKGRKILEKIRGTNDVNAEYEDILEASEFASSIKHPFRNIFKRRNRPQLVMAFFMPTFQILTGINSILFYAPVLFQSMGFGGDAALYSSALTGAVLAFSTLISIATVDRLGRRVLLISGGIQMITCQVVVAIILGVKFGNNEELSKGFSILVVIVICLFVLAFGWSWGPLGWTVPSEIFPLETRSAGQSITVAVNLLFTFVIAQSFLSLLCALKYGIFLFFAGWIIVMTVFVYVFLPETKGVPIEEMILMWRKHWFWKNVMPSNADDYQSNANAI is encoded by the exons ATGGCAGGTGGTTCTTTTGCTCCAGCAGGAGTGGCCAAGGAGAGAGCAGAGCAGTACAAAGGAAGAGTTACGCCTTATGTGGTTATTGCTTGTCTTGTGGCTGCTGTTGGTGGCTCAATTTTTGGTTATGATATTGGAATTTCAG GTGGGGTGACATCGATGAATCCCTTCCTTAAAAAATTCTTTCCAACGGTGTACATAAACAAGATGCGTGCACACGAAAACAATTACTGCAAGTACAATAATCAAGGGCTTGCAGCATTTACCTCATCCCTATATCTTGCTGGACTAGTTTCCTCATTGGTGGCCTCTCCCATCACCAGGAACTATGGGCGTCGGGCAAGCATAGTCTGCGGAGGAATTAGCTTTCTTGTTGGGGCAACTCTAAATGCTGCCGCCGTCAATATTGAAATGCTCATCCTAGGAAGAATAATGCTTGGTGTAGGCATTGGCTTTGGGAATCAG GCAGTGCCACTCTACTTATCAGAGATGGCACCAACTCATCTTCGAGGAGGCCTGAACATGATGTTTCAGCTGGCAACTACTCTTGGGATCTTCACGGCAAACATGATCAATTATGGTACACAGAAGATTGATCCATGGGGATGGAGGCTTTCCCTGGGTTTGGCTGCATTTCCAGCTTTGTTGATGACAGTGGGAGGCTTACTTCTACCTGAAACACCCAACAGTTTAATGGAGAGAGgatcaaaagaaaaaggaagaaaaatccTAGAGAAAATTAGAGGAACAAACGATGTAAATGCAGAGTATGAAGACATCCTAGAAGCAAGTGAATTTGCTAGTTCTATCAAACATCCTTTTAGAAATATctttaaaagaagaaacagacCACAGTTGGTCATGGCATTCTTCATgccaacatttcaaattctcacagGCATAAATTCAATCCTATTTTACGCTCCAGTGTTGTTTCAGAGCATGGGATTTGGTGGAGATGCAGCTCTCTACTCCTCAGCCCTAACAGGAGCAGTTCTAGCATTTTCAACTCTGATTTCGATAGCAACCGTCGACAGATTAGGCCGAAGAGTATTGCTAATTTCAGGTGGAATACAAATGATAACATGCCAG GTGGTGGTCGCCATTATCCTGGGAGTGAAATTTGGGAACAATGAAGAACTATCAAAAGGGTTTTCAATTTTGGTGGTGATAGTGATTTGTCTATTCGTTCTGGCCTTCGGATGGTCATGGGGGCCACTTGGTTGGACAGTACCGAGCGAGATTTTCCCTCTAGAAACAAGATCAGCAGGACAAAGCATCACAGTAGCAGTGAATCTTCTTTTTACATTTGTAATCGCACAGTCATTTCTTTCGCTGCTCTGCGCTTTGAAGTACGGAATCTTCCTGTTCTTCGCTGGTTGGATCATTGTGATGACGGTGTTTGTTTATGTGTTCTTGCCGGAAACTAAAGGAGTTCCCATTGAAGAGATGATATTGATGTGGAGAAAGCATTGGTTTTGGAAGAACGTAATGCCTTCAAATGCTGACGATTATCAAAGTAATGCTAATGCCATCTAA
- the LOC120071103 gene encoding transmembrane 9 superfamily member 11-like: protein MEFLGGFRIWVLTLCLIFQSGYGFYLPGSYPLKHVVGDDLSVKVNSITSIDTEMPFSYYSLPFCKPQGGVKDSAENLGELLMGDRIENSPYLFKMYKNQTDVFLCQTDPLTDDQFKTLKERIDEMYQVNLILDNLPAIRYTKKEGYPLRWTGYPVGINVKGSYYVFNHLKFKVLVHKYEETNVASVMGTGDAAGVMSSIGKQELDVPGYMVVGFEVVPCSPLHKVDLVKNLKMYEKYPNPVQCDPTSVSMQINKGQPIVFTYEVTFEESDIKWPSRWDAYLKMEGSKVHWFSILNSLMVITFLAGIVLVIFLRTVRRDLTRYEELDKEAQAQMNEELSGWKLVVGDVFRAPANPALLCIMVGDGVQLLGMGIVTILFAALGFMSPASRGTLITGMLFFYMILGVAAGYVAVRLWRTICCGDHRGWVSVSWKAACFFPGIAFLILTTLNFLLWGSGSTGAIPFLLFVILLLLWFCISVPLTLVGGYFGAKAPHIEYPVRTNQIPREIPPQKYPSWLLVLGAGTLPFGTLFIELFFIMSSLWMGRVYYVFGFLFIVLVLLVVVCAEVSLVLTYMHLCVEDWKWWWKSFFASGSVALYIFLYSINYLIFDLKSLSGPVSATLYLGYSLFMVLAIMFTTGTVGFLSSFWFVHYLFSSVKLD from the coding sequence ATGGAGTTTCTGGGTGGATTTAGGATCTGGGTCTTAACCCTTTGCTTGATATTTCAATCTGGATATGGGTTTTATCTTCCGGGGAGTTATCCTCTCAAACATGTTGTGGGTGATGACTTATCTGTGAAAGTTAATTCTATAACCTCAATCGATACCGAAATGCCGTTTAGCTATTACAGTTTGCCTTTCTGTAAACCTCAAGGGGGTGTTAAGGATAGTGCTGAAAATCTTGGTGAGCTTCTAATGGGTGACCGGATTGAGAACTCGCCGTATCTGTTTAAGATGTATAAGAATCAAACAGATGTGTTCTTGTGTCAAACAGATCCATTGACTGATGATCAGTTTAAGACCTTAAAGGAGAGGATTGATGAGATGTATCAAGTGAACTTGATCCTGGACAATTTACCTGCAATCCGGTACACTAAGAAAGAAGGCTATCCTTTGCGTTGGACAGGATACCCTGTAGGAATCAACGTCAAGGGTTCCTACTATGTCTTTAACCATTTGAAATTTAAGGTTCTTGTTCACAAATATGAGGAGACCAATGTTGCGAGTGTAATGggaaccggtgatgctgcaggtGTGATGTCATCAATCGGTAAACAAGAACTAGATGTACCGGGATACATGGTTGTTGGATTTGAGGTTGTACCCTGCAGTCCTTTGCACAAGGTGGACTTAGTTAAGAACTTAAAGATGTACGAAAAGTATCCAAATCCTGTTCAATGTGACCCTACCAGTGTATCAATGCAAATTAACAAAGGGCAACCTATAGTGTTCACATATGAGGTTACATTTGAAGAGAGTGACATCAAGTGGCCTTCTCGATGGGATGcatatttgaagatggagggtTCGAAAGTTCATTGGTTTTCAATCTTGAACTCTTTAATGGTGATAACGTTTTTAGCCGGTATCGTTCTTGTAATTTTCTTGAGGACTGTTCGACGAGATCTTACACGTTATGAGGAGCTTGATAAGGAGGCTCAAGCGCAGATGAACGAGGAGTTGTCTGGTTGGAAGCTTGTTGTGGGGGATGTCTTCCGTGCTCCAGCCAATCCTGCACTTTTGTGTATAATGGTTGGTGATGGGGTTCAGCTTCTAGGGATGGGAATTGTGACCATATTGTTTGCTGCTCTTGGGTTCATGTCCCCAGCATCCCGTGGAACACTTATTACAGGTATGCTATTTTTCTATATGATTCTCGGTGTTGCAGCAGGTTACGTTGCTGTACGTCTTTGGAGAACTATCTGTTGTGGGGACCACAGAGGATGGGTCTCAGTCTCATGGAAAGCTGCTTGTTTCTTCCCTGGCATTGCCTTTCTAATTCTTACCACACTGAATTTTCTATTATGGGGTAGTGGAAGCACCGGCGCCATTCCATTTTTGCTCTTCGTTATTCTACTTTTGCTATGGTTCTGCATATCAGTTCCTCTTACTCTTGTTGGTGGGTATTTTGGTGCCAAGGCACCTCATATTGAGTATCCTGTTAGAACCAATCAAATCCCGCGGGAGATTCCACCCCAAAAATACCCATCATGGCTTTTAGTCCTTGGGGCTGGCACTCTTCCTTTCGGTACCTTGTTCATCGAACTCTTCTTCATCATGTCTAGCCTCTGGATGGGCCGTGTTTATTACGTTTTCGGGTTCCTCTTCATAGTGTTGGTGCTTCTTGTTGTAGTTTGTGCTGAGGTATCCTTAGTTCTAACCTATATGCATTTATGCGTCGAAGATTGGAAATGGTGGTGGAAGTCTTTCTTTGCTTCTGGTTCAGTTGCCTTGTACATCTTCTTGTACTCGATTAATTATCTTATCTTTGATCTTAAGAGCTTGAGCGGACCCGTCTCAGCCACTCTCTACCTTGGTTATTCACTCTTCATGGTTCTTGCAATCATGTTCACAACTGGAACAGTCGGATTCCTCTCGTCATTCTGGTTTGTGCATTACTTGTTCTCTTCTGTGAAGCTGGACTGA